The Aggregatilinea lenta genome includes a region encoding these proteins:
- a CDS encoding response regulator transcription factor translates to MAQARVLMIEDDQLITDPVLEALQTAGYEVLTAADGRRGLELALTRQPHLVLLDIMLPQMDGWAVCKAIRSESTVPILMVTALNDEVDRILGLELGADDYLTKPFSTRELLARVRATLRRVAFEHQDDKPPTELTIGDVRLDLEARRAFKGGRELQLRYKEFELLSLLMGRAGEAVSRPELFDEIWGTDWLGDTRTLDVHVRWLREKLEDNPGKPVYVQTVRGIGYRFIAPDEV, encoded by the coding sequence ATGGCGCAGGCGCGAGTCTTGATGATTGAGGACGACCAACTTATTACCGATCCTGTCCTTGAAGCACTCCAAACTGCCGGATATGAAGTCCTGACAGCAGCGGACGGACGGCGCGGCCTGGAACTGGCCCTTACGCGCCAGCCTCATCTTGTATTGCTGGATATCATGCTGCCGCAAATGGATGGTTGGGCAGTCTGTAAAGCGATCCGCTCCGAAAGTACCGTTCCTATTCTTATGGTGACTGCCCTTAACGATGAGGTGGACCGTATTCTAGGCCTGGAGCTGGGCGCAGACGATTACCTGACGAAGCCCTTCAGCACGCGCGAGCTGCTTGCGCGGGTTCGGGCCACGCTGCGCCGGGTGGCGTTTGAGCATCAAGACGACAAACCACCTACCGAATTGACCATTGGCGATGTGCGGCTCGATCTGGAGGCACGGCGCGCATTCAAGGGTGGGCGCGAATTACAGTTGCGTTATAAAGAGTTTGAGCTTCTCAGTCTGCTTATGGGACGGGCTGGCGAGGCGGTCAGCCGCCCGGAGTTATTTGACGAGATTTGGGGAACAGATTGGTTGGGCGATACCCGCACGCTTGACGTGCACGTCCGCTGGCTTCGAGAGAAGCTGGAGGATAACCCCGGCAAACCCGTCTATGTCCAGACGGTACGTGGCATAGGGTATCGCTTCATCGCACCCGATGAGGTGTGA
- a CDS encoding Gfo/Idh/MocA family protein, with translation MDDNLRIALIGAGRIAELGHLPGFAQADADVVALCSTDERNLTQLAGQYQVERCYSDWRQMLNEGGFDAVSICTPPALHCEMAVTSMQHGFPALVEKPMALSVDECDRMIEAAERAGVLLMIAHNQRFSRRHAVAKAVLDSGQLGAVRRVHAAFTHGGPENWSPNQTWYFKKELAGHGAFLDLGYHKIDLLRWFTQQEIAEITLYAATFEKPTLAEDTAVAALRFGSGALGTLQISWASRPGVEDLVSVGCERGMLHVPSEGSLPVRVQEQLATGAVLESTHLDHGGALDPAGWLGMAAAFVEAVRCGTPSPVPGEEGRATLATVLQALETVA, from the coding sequence ATGGATGATAACCTCCGCATCGCGCTAATCGGCGCGGGCCGCATCGCTGAACTGGGGCACCTGCCCGGCTTCGCGCAGGCGGACGCTGACGTCGTCGCTCTGTGCAGCACGGACGAGCGCAACCTGACGCAGTTGGCCGGGCAGTATCAAGTAGAGCGCTGCTATTCCGACTGGCGCCAGATGTTAAACGAGGGCGGATTCGACGCTGTGAGCATCTGCACGCCGCCCGCGTTGCACTGCGAGATGGCGGTGACCAGCATGCAGCATGGGTTCCCGGCGCTGGTAGAAAAGCCGATGGCGCTCAGCGTGGACGAGTGCGACCGGATGATCGAGGCGGCGGAGCGGGCAGGCGTGCTGCTGATGATTGCACATAACCAGCGCTTTTCGCGGCGGCACGCGGTCGCCAAGGCGGTGCTCGACTCCGGACAATTGGGAGCGGTGCGCCGCGTGCACGCCGCGTTTACGCACGGCGGGCCGGAAAACTGGAGCCCGAACCAGACGTGGTACTTCAAGAAGGAACTTGCGGGGCACGGCGCGTTTCTGGACCTCGGCTACCACAAGATCGACCTGCTGCGGTGGTTTACACAGCAGGAAATCGCCGAGATCACGCTCTATGCGGCGACGTTCGAGAAGCCAACGCTGGCCGAAGATACGGCAGTGGCAGCGCTGCGGTTCGGCAGCGGCGCGCTGGGGACGCTCCAAATTAGTTGGGCGTCTAGGCCCGGGGTCGAGGATCTGGTTTCGGTAGGATGCGAGCGGGGCATGCTGCACGTGCCGTCGGAAGGAAGCCTGCCAGTGCGTGTGCAGGAACAGCTCGCAACGGGGGCCGTGCTCGAATCGACGCACCTTGATCACGGGGGCGCGCTCGATCCGGCGGGCTGGCTGGGTATGGCTGCAGCGTTCGTCGAAGCAGTCCGCTGTGGAACGCCTTCACCCGTTCCCGGTGAGGAAGGCCGCGCCACACTTGCGACCGTGCTCCAGGCGCTCGAAACCGTGGCCTGA
- a CDS encoding aldo/keto reductase, whose protein sequence is MGTQNALLPVHIGPGSKQSARLALGCWSFGSKQWTGQEDDHLLAAMATALENGITHFDTAVDYGDGYSELLIGRFLSEDPARRERVFLASKENPAEVSAAHMLAAVDGSRQRMQTDFIDLYYIHWPRTGTDLRPLMQGLETARQQGKIGAVGVSNFSVEQMAQVAEVGTIDAHQLNYNLFWRYKEQDVIPYCAENQIAIVTYSSIAHGILSGKFDRALTLSEGDQRHGILLFRNDVWPHIYAAVEQLKALAAEVNRPLVHLAIRWVLHQQGITSVLVGARNPRQVEQNVEAMEGEIPDWVFERMTVLSDETLRHIPNLGNVYGYYP, encoded by the coding sequence ATGGGAACGCAAAACGCCTTATTGCCGGTCCACATCGGGCCGGGATCGAAGCAAAGCGCGCGTCTTGCCTTAGGTTGCTGGTCGTTCGGATCGAAGCAGTGGACTGGCCAGGAAGATGACCACCTGCTCGCTGCGATGGCGACCGCGTTGGAAAATGGCATCACACATTTTGATACCGCCGTGGACTATGGCGACGGCTACTCGGAGCTTCTGATCGGGCGCTTCTTAAGCGAGGACCCTGCCCGGCGCGAGCGCGTCTTTCTGGCCTCTAAGGAGAATCCGGCGGAGGTCAGCGCGGCGCACATGCTAGCCGCCGTGGATGGCAGCCGCCAGCGCATGCAGACGGACTTCATCGACCTGTACTACATCCACTGGCCGCGTACGGGGACCGACCTGCGCCCGCTGATGCAAGGCCTGGAAACCGCGCGGCAGCAGGGCAAGATCGGTGCGGTCGGCGTGAGCAACTTCTCGGTCGAGCAAATGGCGCAGGTGGCTGAGGTGGGCACGATAGACGCGCACCAACTGAACTACAATTTGTTCTGGCGCTACAAAGAGCAGGACGTGATCCCTTACTGCGCCGAGAACCAGATCGCGATCGTGACCTACAGTTCCATTGCGCACGGCATCCTGAGCGGCAAGTTCGATCGCGCGCTGACGCTGTCCGAAGGCGATCAGCGTCACGGGATTCTGCTGTTTCGCAACGATGTGTGGCCACACATCTACGCGGCGGTGGAGCAGCTCAAGGCGCTGGCCGCCGAGGTCAACCGCCCTCTGGTACACCTGGCGATCCGGTGGGTGCTTCACCAGCAAGGGATTACGTCGGTGCTGGTCGGCGCACGCAACCCCCGACAGGTGGAGCAGAATGTCGAGGCGATGGAGGGTGAAATTCCTGACTGGGTCTTCGAGCGTATGACCGTCCTCAGTGATGAAACGCTGAGGCACATCCCGAACCTGGGCAACGTCTACGGCTACTATCCTTAA
- a CDS encoding carbohydrate ABC transporter permease, whose protein sequence is MSAITQPKPLAQSNSAFPTWYRVARWVKYTATYLILLLLSVVMGFPLVWMVLTSFKNQREVFSSFWPKTFELTNFERVWDAMDLPNHMLNSAYVTGLNVAIVVITATLAGYAFAKLKFPKRDAIFYIFLAAMMVPGQAILIPMFTFLKDLGLLNTRTGLSLSMTGGAIAFAIFLMRAFFRSLPSELADAGKIDGCTEWGVFWYIFLPLARPGIATVVIFQFMGTWNEFMFSTTFVYKPGLKTIQPALYQAVGRYAVDYTALSSGLILAIIPILIVFLTLQRQFIRGLTAGAFKG, encoded by the coding sequence ATGAGCGCGATTACACAGCCAAAACCGTTGGCCCAGAGCAACAGCGCTTTCCCGACATGGTACCGGGTTGCGCGTTGGGTCAAATACACCGCGACCTACCTGATTTTGCTCCTGCTGTCGGTCGTTATGGGATTCCCCTTGGTCTGGATGGTGCTCACCTCCTTCAAGAATCAGCGCGAGGTATTCTCCTCGTTTTGGCCAAAGACATTCGAGCTGACCAATTTTGAACGCGTTTGGGATGCGATGGATCTGCCCAACCACATGCTGAACTCAGCTTATGTTACGGGGCTGAACGTTGCGATCGTGGTGATCACGGCGACACTGGCCGGATATGCATTCGCCAAGCTAAAGTTCCCCAAGCGCGACGCCATTTTCTACATCTTTTTGGCCGCGATGATGGTACCGGGCCAGGCGATCCTGATCCCGATGTTCACATTCCTCAAAGACCTGGGCCTGCTCAATACGCGCACGGGGCTGTCGCTCTCGATGACGGGAGGTGCGATTGCGTTCGCTATCTTCCTGATGCGCGCGTTCTTCCGGTCGCTGCCCAGCGAACTGGCAGACGCGGGCAAGATCGACGGATGTACCGAATGGGGCGTGTTCTGGTACATCTTTCTGCCGCTGGCGCGCCCCGGCATCGCCACCGTGGTGATCTTCCAGTTCATGGGCACGTGGAACGAGTTTATGTTCTCGACCACGTTCGTCTACAAACCGGGCCTCAAGACCATCCAACCCGCGCTCTATCAGGCGGTGGGACGCTATGCGGTGGACTATACGGCGCTCAGCTCAGGGCTGATTCTGGCGATCATACCGATCCTGATCGTATTTCTGACGCTTCAGCGCCAGTTTATTCGCGGACTCACAGCAGGGGCATTCAAAGGATAG
- a CDS encoding VOC family protein, whose amino-acid sequence MAVQGIDDKSIIQICVIVDDVEKYMKKYSEVFGLPMPTEYHITAGHDETEAKYYGEPTEAKAKITSFYFGKVQFELLEPLGGPSVWQDFLDQNGPGVHHIAFKVNGSNEVAASFEASGFPVSQQGLFTGLPRGMYTYLNTDNALGTTVELLEWLDKDKTS is encoded by the coding sequence ATGGCTGTGCAGGGAATAGATGACAAGTCGATCATCCAGATCTGTGTGATTGTCGACGATGTCGAAAAGTACATGAAGAAGTATTCCGAGGTATTTGGGCTGCCCATGCCAACCGAGTACCACATCACCGCCGGGCATGATGAGACCGAAGCGAAATACTACGGGGAGCCGACCGAAGCTAAGGCCAAGATCACGTCTTTCTACTTTGGCAAAGTCCAGTTCGAGCTTCTTGAACCGCTCGGCGGGCCAAGCGTGTGGCAGGACTTCCTCGATCAAAATGGCCCTGGAGTGCATCACATTGCATTCAAGGTCAATGGGTCCAACGAGGTGGCAGCCTCCTTTGAAGCGAGCGGCTTCCCGGTCTCGCAGCAAGGGTTATTTACCGGGCTGCCACGTGGCATGTACACCTATCTGAATACGGACAACGCGCTCGGCACGACCGTCGAACTGCTGGAATGGCTGGATAAGGATAAAACATCATGA
- a CDS encoding carbohydrate ABC transporter permease gives MATKDVMIDRLDRPPTTARWHLRSLVMPFLFLLPATVFLLIFMAVPVVDAILLSFQKWDGLNPATWVGLRNYRLLLEDDVFVQALKNTVYFTLATVVLQTTIPLLVANLINSGIKGGAIFRLIYFLPVIISLTITGMLWRMILEPNFGMLNELLRNIGLKEWTQLWLADKQLVIPSIIFVSIWQSLGFYLVIFFAALQNIPEDLYEAASIDGANAWHRFRHVTVPMLRGTLIVVVVLNTINGFKVFDQVWVMTTGGPNHASETLGTYLYRTAFGAQGSSNPQLGYATAIAMLILLVSFVFSVIQIRVGQIREVEL, from the coding sequence ATGGCTACTAAGGATGTGATGATCGACAGGCTCGACCGACCGCCCACCACGGCCCGGTGGCATTTACGCAGCCTGGTGATGCCGTTCCTGTTTCTGCTGCCCGCCACCGTGTTTTTGCTCATTTTTATGGCCGTTCCCGTCGTGGATGCGATCCTGCTCAGCTTCCAGAAATGGGACGGCTTAAATCCGGCCACGTGGGTGGGCCTACGCAACTACCGCCTGCTGCTCGAAGATGATGTCTTCGTGCAGGCGCTCAAAAACACTGTGTATTTCACGCTCGCCACGGTCGTCCTGCAAACGACGATCCCGCTGCTCGTCGCCAACCTGATTAACTCCGGGATCAAAGGCGGCGCCATTTTCCGGTTGATCTACTTCCTACCGGTTATCATTTCGCTGACCATTACCGGCATGCTGTGGCGCATGATCCTGGAGCCGAACTTCGGCATGCTGAACGAACTACTGCGTAATATCGGCCTCAAGGAGTGGACGCAGCTTTGGCTGGCGGATAAGCAGCTTGTCATCCCAAGCATCATCTTCGTCTCTATCTGGCAGTCGTTGGGCTTCTACCTCGTTATCTTCTTCGCGGCGCTTCAAAATATTCCAGAGGACCTGTACGAAGCAGCCTCCATCGATGGGGCGAATGCTTGGCATCGCTTCCGGCATGTTACCGTGCCCATGCTGCGCGGCACGCTTATTGTGGTCGTGGTGCTCAACACGATTAATGGCTTCAAGGTGTTTGACCAGGTATGGGTCATGACGACGGGTGGGCCGAACCACGCCAGCGAGACGCTAGGCACATACCTCTACCGCACAGCATTCGGGGCCCAGGGGAGCTCGAATCCCCAATTAGGGTACGCCACGGCAATTGCGATGCTGATCCTGCTGGTGAGCTTCGTGTTCAGCGTGATTCAGATTCGCGTGGGGCAGATTCGAGAAGTAGAGCTGTAA
- a CDS encoding GH1 family beta-glucosidase, whose translation MVKQFPQGFLWGTATASFQIEGYTTADGRGESIWDRFCATPGAIENGDTGDPACESYVRYPEDIAVMRDLGVNAYRFSIAWPRIIPDGDGAVNSKGLDYYSRLVDALLDAGIRPFVTLYHWDLPQALQDKGGWTNRATIDAFARYTDIVVRCLGDRVKDWATFNEPWCVAFLSHEIGEHAPGVKNRKVAIQVAHNVLVAHGTALPVIRQRCPDGRAGIVLNMEPTYPMMDTEADHHAAELNHQRFNRWFLDPIMGRGYPALAWASYAGNEPEIRPGDMDIIARPLDYLGINYYSRKVVHAPSGSHQEANLHLDAMQDDAKQQGHAAYEGRILHHRDEDNVSARGWEVYPQGLYDLLTWVHTDYPGIPAFFVTENGIAWNDVMAGDGHVHDPERIAFLKQHFEAAHHALEDGVPLRGYFVWTLMDNFEWAFGTSSRFGLTYVDFNTQQRTIKDSGRWFGRVTHANAIVD comes from the coding sequence ATGGTCAAACAATTTCCGCAGGGATTTTTGTGGGGAACGGCGACAGCCTCCTTTCAGATCGAGGGCTACACCACTGCCGATGGGCGCGGCGAATCGATCTGGGACCGGTTTTGTGCCACGCCGGGCGCGATCGAAAACGGCGACACCGGCGATCCCGCGTGCGAATCCTACGTGCGCTATCCAGAAGACATCGCAGTTATGCGAGATCTGGGCGTCAATGCCTACCGCTTCTCCATCGCGTGGCCGCGCATTATCCCCGACGGCGATGGCGCAGTGAATTCGAAAGGCCTCGATTACTACAGTCGCCTGGTAGACGCGCTGCTCGACGCGGGCATCCGGCCTTTCGTAACACTGTACCACTGGGATCTGCCCCAGGCCCTTCAGGACAAGGGCGGCTGGACGAACCGGGCCACCATCGACGCATTTGCGCGCTATACCGACATCGTTGTGAGATGCCTGGGCGACCGGGTGAAAGACTGGGCGACGTTCAACGAGCCGTGGTGCGTGGCCTTTCTAAGCCACGAGATCGGGGAGCACGCGCCGGGGGTGAAGAATCGCAAGGTGGCGATTCAGGTGGCCCACAACGTACTGGTCGCGCATGGCACGGCGCTGCCGGTGATCCGCCAGCGCTGCCCGGACGGCAGGGCCGGAATCGTGCTTAACATGGAGCCGACCTACCCCATGATGGATACGGAGGCCGACCACCACGCCGCCGAACTAAACCACCAGCGTTTTAACCGCTGGTTCCTCGATCCGATCATGGGCCGGGGCTATCCCGCACTGGCGTGGGCCTCTTACGCAGGCAACGAGCCGGAGATCCGGCCTGGGGACATGGACATTATCGCCCGGCCCCTGGATTACCTGGGCATCAACTACTACTCGCGCAAGGTCGTGCATGCGCCCAGCGGCAGCCACCAAGAGGCGAACCTGCACCTGGACGCCATGCAAGACGATGCGAAGCAGCAGGGACACGCCGCCTATGAAGGTCGCATCTTGCACCATCGTGACGAGGACAATGTTAGCGCGCGCGGCTGGGAAGTGTACCCGCAAGGATTGTATGACCTGCTGACGTGGGTCCACACGGACTATCCTGGCATCCCGGCATTCTTCGTGACGGAAAACGGCATCGCGTGGAATGATGTCATGGCAGGCGACGGGCACGTCCACGACCCGGAGCGGATCGCGTTCCTCAAGCAGCACTTCGAGGCGGCGCACCACGCGCTCGAAGACGGCGTGCCGCTGCGCGGCTACTTCGTCTGGACGCTGATGGACAACTTCGAGTGGGCCTTCGGCACGTCGAGTCGTTTCGGGCTGACGTACGTGGACTTCAACACACAGCAGCGCACCATCAAAGACAGCGGGCGCTGGTTTGGCCGGGTCACGCACGCCAACGCCATCGTCGATTGA
- a CDS encoding ferric reductase-like transmembrane domain-containing protein translates to MSRTTNWTDMLSLFASIAIIGLVAVWTVENGFVTGVLNTGRSMTWQYIRASGITAYILFAVSTLWGVALSSKAVKDWSPGPLSMLLHASTSWLGVGFAALHALLLLFDQYVPYRPVEILIPFTGPYRPIAVGLGTITFWLMVLVAFSFAAKKRIGHRRWKLLHYTSYAGFFTVTVHALLAGTDAGRLGFQILFVLAALSVAALTGYRAGMSKPGKARAHQG, encoded by the coding sequence ATGTCAAGAACAACAAACTGGACGGATATGTTGTCTTTGTTCGCGAGCATCGCGATCATCGGACTCGTCGCCGTCTGGACAGTCGAAAACGGCTTCGTGACAGGCGTGCTCAATACCGGGCGCTCGATGACGTGGCAGTACATCCGCGCGTCCGGTATCACAGCCTATATCCTCTTTGCCGTCTCGACGTTGTGGGGCGTGGCACTCAGCAGCAAAGCAGTGAAAGATTGGTCTCCCGGCCCGCTGTCCATGCTGCTACACGCTTCAACCTCCTGGCTGGGGGTCGGCTTTGCAGCGCTGCACGCCCTGCTCCTGCTGTTCGACCAGTATGTCCCGTATCGTCCCGTCGAGATTCTCATTCCCTTTACCGGCCCTTATCGCCCCATCGCAGTGGGGCTGGGCACGATCACGTTCTGGCTCATGGTGCTGGTGGCATTCAGCTTCGCTGCCAAGAAACGGATCGGGCACCGCCGCTGGAAGCTTTTGCACTATACTAGTTATGCCGGGTTTTTTACGGTGACGGTGCATGCTCTGCTGGCCGGGACGGATGCAGGTCGGTTGGGTTTCCAAATCCTGTTCGTGCTGGCAGCTCTGTCCGTCGCCGCCCTGACCGGCTATCGCGCGGGGATGAGCAAGCCGGGTAAAGCCAGAGCGCACCAGGGGTGA
- a CDS encoding VOC family protein — MSEIPLGGNVVCQVGLIVENIEHTVQKYCDLFGVAMPPIQVTLAHDVTETTYKGAPSDATAKLAFFDFGQVQIELIEPDHLPSVWRDYLDEHGESVHHIAFIVKNTGETIEYLAGHGIGVLQQGLYSDRSGMYTYMDSVPALGVMLELLENFPK; from the coding sequence ATGAGCGAGATCCCTTTGGGAGGCAATGTCGTTTGTCAGGTGGGCTTGATCGTGGAGAACATTGAGCACACGGTACAAAAATACTGCGACCTCTTCGGTGTAGCCATGCCGCCGATCCAGGTTACGCTGGCGCACGACGTCACCGAGACGACGTACAAAGGCGCACCGTCCGACGCGACCGCCAAACTCGCGTTTTTTGACTTCGGCCAGGTCCAGATTGAGCTGATCGAGCCGGATCACCTGCCGAGCGTGTGGCGGGACTATTTGGACGAGCACGGCGAGAGCGTCCACCACATCGCGTTCATTGTCAAAAACACGGGCGAGACGATTGAGTATCTAGCCGGGCACGGCATTGGCGTGCTGCAGCAGGGTCTCTACTCCGACCGCAGTGGGATGTACACGTATATGGACAGCGTGCCCGCGCTCGGCGTGATGCTCGAACTGTTGGAGAACTTCCCGAAATAG
- a CDS encoding sensor histidine kinase, whose amino-acid sequence MKWLYSLRTRLIVLYTGLILLGFGGLAYWAGQQIETAAEEDFEHRAESEVALTARALTESVEGYLEGELDQTAVADVLENYARQTDGELTLINNQGSAWLSTAITADDIAYLNLPEVIAARESRVTHETRRDPNGDWIIYTAAPLLEDGRVISVVQLAVPLDNVRASIRQRWLTLGLGVAGLGLVVTGTSALISASLTRPLARLRQAALQVSAGDFSIRLPDQRRDELGQVVKTFNEMSCRVQAMLDEQRAFASNASHELRTPLTTIGLRMDALLAGSVDADKQARYLREIDSEIRRMKNLVEDLILLSRFDAGSVVIGRDLVDMSRFARQLIEEMLPQAQACNVAISLHADEDLPPIHANLTHLHVVFRNILDNAIKYMSDEGGRVDWQIGCEGHKLVSHIRDTGPGIPSEDVERVLQRFYRSDKSHSRAVPGAGLGLSLVQSIMSAYGGGFSVANNGASGGTTVVISWPITPITLA is encoded by the coding sequence TTGAAGTGGCTGTATAGTCTGCGCACGCGGCTTATTGTTCTTTATACCGGCCTGATTCTACTCGGCTTCGGGGGTCTGGCGTATTGGGCGGGACAACAGATTGAGACTGCCGCCGAAGAAGATTTCGAACATCGCGCCGAATCTGAGGTCGCTCTCACGGCACGTGCGCTGACGGAATCCGTTGAAGGGTACCTGGAAGGGGAACTCGATCAGACAGCGGTGGCGGACGTGCTGGAAAACTATGCGCGGCAGACCGATGGCGAACTAACGCTTATCAACAACCAGGGCAGCGCTTGGCTCTCGACCGCGATCACCGCTGATGACATTGCCTACCTGAACTTGCCCGAGGTTATTGCCGCCCGCGAGAGCCGTGTTACCCATGAGACACGCCGCGATCCGAATGGGGACTGGATCATCTACACCGCCGCCCCCTTGCTCGAAGATGGGCGCGTGATCAGCGTGGTGCAGCTGGCCGTGCCACTGGACAATGTCCGCGCTTCGATCCGGCAGCGATGGCTCACACTAGGCTTAGGGGTTGCGGGGTTAGGCTTGGTGGTGACGGGTACAAGCGCCTTGATTTCAGCCTCGCTTACCCGGCCTTTGGCTCGCTTGCGCCAGGCTGCGCTGCAGGTATCGGCGGGCGATTTTTCGATCCGTTTGCCGGACCAACGCCGTGATGAACTGGGGCAAGTCGTCAAGACATTCAACGAGATGTCGTGCCGCGTCCAGGCCATGTTGGATGAGCAACGCGCCTTCGCCAGCAACGCGTCGCACGAACTCCGAACCCCGCTGACGACCATTGGTCTGCGCATGGATGCCCTCTTGGCAGGTAGTGTTGATGCCGATAAACAGGCGCGCTACCTACGTGAAATCGACTCGGAAATTCGGCGCATGAAAAACCTGGTCGAAGACCTGATCTTGCTGTCGCGCTTCGACGCGGGATCGGTGGTGATCGGTCGAGACCTGGTGGACATGTCGCGTTTTGCGCGGCAGCTTATCGAGGAGATGTTGCCGCAGGCCCAGGCATGTAACGTAGCTATTTCGCTTCATGCGGATGAAGATTTGCCTCCCATCCACGCTAACCTCACCCATCTGCACGTCGTCTTCCGCAACATTCTCGATAACGCCATCAAGTACATGAGCGACGAGGGCGGGCGTGTTGATTGGCAGATTGGCTGCGAAGGCCACAAACTGGTATCCCACATCCGCGATACAGGTCCAGGTATTCCATCTGAAGACGTCGAGCGTGTTCTTCAACGATTTTATCGGAGTGATAAGTCTCATTCGCGCGCTGTACCCGGAGCCGGACTTGGCCTGTCGTTGGTTCAGTCGATTATGAGCGCGTACGGCGGAGGATTCTCCGTGGCGAACAACGGTGCGAGTGGCGGCACCACGGTGGTGATCTCCTGGCCGATAACGCCTATAACTCTGGCCTAG